The Gambusia affinis linkage group LG09, SWU_Gaff_1.0, whole genome shotgun sequence DNA window AATACAGAGACCCGCTAAAGAAACTGTACCATGGGAAGAGAAAACCTAAATGATTTATCTCCCTTCTGTTAACTAAAGGCTCTGCCCCAAGACCGACAAAACTATTGGAGACCTGTGTGAtatcagcaaaataaattagCACACAGAATTTGCAAAAAGGAAGAATTCCGATACGACATTTTCCATGAAGTGAGTGGAAACCTGTGAGGGGAATTGTAGCATAAAGAACCAAGTATCTGACCGAATCTGCCTAAAGATATTTCCACATGCTGCTAAATGTCTGCTGTCATGGTTACTGACCTGTTTCCACCTCTGCAATGTCAATGAAATGATCCTCAGATGCGGAGGCCAACATCTTCCCATCATTGCTGAAGCTCAGCGTCCTCACTGGCCAGTCCAGTCTGCAGAGTGAGCAGCCAGAAAATAAAGATCCCACATTCATCCAGACGTTTCTCTGAGGGCAAATGGTttggagaaagagaaacacgGACTGACCTGGAGAAGCAGCGGACACACACCAGCTCCTCCACGTCCCACAGACTAACAAGAGCATCAGCGCTTCCTGTGGCAAAGTATTTCCCCGTGGGGTCGAACTTGATGCATATACAGTTGGACGGGTGAGCGTTGATGGACTGGATGGGCTTCAGATCTGGATAACTGAACACAAAACACTCTGATCATTTCAGATctgaagcacagaaaaaaaccttctcACACAAGATCTCAATAGCTCATCCATTAGGtgcaaaaaaaagttactttttaaaaagatcatacagaaaaacacaaagccaaGGTgtataactaaaaaaaaaacatgtcaaaatacttttattttttcaaatttaaatggaGATATCTTGACCAAAGCAAAGGCAATCCTGCTACACAACTATCAAATCATAAATTAGATGTAGAAGGAATGAGGACAGACAGATGTAAGAAGTTATTCAAGAGTAAAATACTGCTGATACATAAAAgtgcatttacatttaataaataaaagtggatttacatttaataaataaaagtggatttacatttaataatatGGACATTGCAATACAGAGtactaattatttatttgtatacaacagaaacacagataTGCCCAGGAGACATTGAAGgatctgacataaattaaaccacaaatgttttcttgctCTCCCCATTTGCAAAAATGAATATTCTGTCTTTAAATTCAGGACAGTTGAATTATTCAGGAATAATTTGAAATGATACAGTATGGATGTCATGCATGATTTTTGGAATTTGGCTCTAAtagacacaaataaaatcattgtcAAGAAtctttgtggttgttttttttcttaatcaaaaCCATTAACAGTCCATTTTTAGAAAGCAAGACAATAATactgactgtttttaaaagagcCAACAGGACACAGAACACCCTGCAGGAACTTCAGGTTCACAGATCAATATGGTTTCTACCTGAGAATATTGATACAGCCGTTGCCGTTGGTGAGGAAGAACATGTCGTTGTCGTTGTTCCAGGAGATCTCGTTGACTTCGAACTTGAACTGCTCCTCAGCCCTGGAGCGGTGCGTCTTGGCATCGATAAAGGTCACCACATCGTCTTTGTTCCCGACTGCGATTGTCTGACCGTCTGGACTCCAGCAGATATTAATGTTCTCACcttaagttttttaaaaaaagcaaaaaaattatttgagcACTTTAAAGTTTTACTAAGGCCAGATTCAAGCAGTCCAAGTATGATTGTACCCTTTGTGTTGACTGTGGCGACACATTTGGTGGTGCGCACATCCCATATGCGAATGGTTTTGTCTCCAGACGCAGTGACGAACAGGTCCGGGTTGGTTGGATGCCAGCACAACTGATCCACACTGTCACTATGTCCTCTGTAGTTGTTCTCCTTCACCTACAGAAAGGTACAAATTAAGAGCCGtgttcaaataaaacctgaCCTGCAATCACTAATCCTATAAAAGTTGAAAAGGATGTTTCATGGAAGCAAAGGAGTACCAACGAGCAGAGACAAAAGGAGGAAGTTGAAATCATCTCTCTAATCGATTAAAATGGGCAAGAATAATATTCCTAACTCCTAAGTCTCTCTGACTGCTAGTGGAGATCCTTTCAGCTCACAGCATTACCATCCACAGCAACTCTTTGAACAATTAAATTTGTTTCcctcaggggaaaaaaatgtcttgaactGAATAGcaaagtgtgtttctgtgtctctttcCTGTCCTCGCAGACCCCCCATCACTCAAAGCAGATAGTTGTCAAAACTTAGACTGGTTCTGACTCTGCTGGAGGTCTCTTCCAATTAGAAAAGAGTGGTTTCTCTCAACTGTTAACAGATTCTTGTTAAGGATggaagatgaaaaatattttattcattggaAGTTTATGACAATCTGAAACTACTAAGTTAGAATTAAAATCGACTGAATTTGCACTACaagttcactttttatttttaatttatgaagtgCCTTGAGATGAGTTTTGATAATGGGTGATGTAGTCTGGATTAACTCCTATCTGGGCACGCACAGCGCGGTCGTGTTGCGCATCTGTGTGAACTATCACCTTCACTCTGTTACTTATGCCTTTATTCTTCAATCATCTGCTATGTATGTAAAGCCGAACGATAGCTCACATTCTAGCTcgtgtgaaaataaaatccacgTTTTTAAAAGTGCCAAACCCACCTTACAACCCTTTAAGTGTAAACCTAATCTTAACAGATCGCGCTTCAGTCAACATTTTCCTGACAGCAGAACAAGAAATATGTATATGAGGGGGCAGCTTTGTTGACAATTCGGCTATAACTAAAAATATCGTATTCATAGGAACAtgaaataataaagaagaaaacagacaggTTAAGCATGCATTACAGCGCGCGGCTTCACTTACCAAGCGGTCCTTTTCCAGGATAAAAACGCTGGCTGTTTTATCAAACGAGCCGGAGGCGAGCCTCCTTCCATCGCAGCTCCACGCCACCGAGTGAACTTTGGCTGTATGAGCTGGGAATTCCCGacttttgttgttatttttgaagCTCTCCTGCATTTCTTGGTAATACTGCGACGCCATCTTTCCACTCTTTATCTTCTTCATGGGATGCCTGGAAGGAAGGTGTCGTCCTCTTGCGGCTTGACTAGGTTTTGCAGTCATatttaggcccgagcagcaaagcgctgcgaaggcctattgtttttgtactgtttattattaggcccgagcagcaaagcgctgcgaaggcctattgtttttgtactgtttattaggcccgagcagcaaagcgctgcgaaggcctattgtttttgtactgtttattattattattattattattcttcctccaaatgaattgcctttttggaggctttatcatattcaaaaactcaccaaatttggcggacgcatagagactgtttaaaatttacgtattttaaggtcgacgcaaaaatctaaaaaaaaatggctcaacagcgccaactagcaattttcaaaggaccctttgctattcacttacttcgtcgtagagacttgaaatttggtacagttgtagagctccccaagatgctcagaatttaccattattgttatagtccaactatcacaggaagtcggccattttggttggaaggtcacattttgaccccattttggccgtttacagcattggtatttgatcgaactcctcctagggattttgattgatcggcttcaaacttggtgagtctgatcagaaggcatgggcgattcaaagttatcaaaatggtgagtttttgagcatgttgaaggggggttagcaggggtcaaagttcaccgactcgccacgaaactcaaaacagttataactcctacactaaaactgttagaggaaccaaactttcagtgattgatcatgatgggttgacctaaaagaccctgtggtcaaatgatgacatcactaaggccacgccccctgagaacaggaagtgtcatgttttactctgagcggtcgctatcttacacctttgacctaatcaacttgaaactttttccagagaaagaagacatgtGGGTGTATtagggattccagccccgaccggcttcaATgaagcaggtgggcgtggcggcgtggcgaagtgacctctaacgccgctgtcataattttggctctgaattccacagttttgggccaagcttctccaaactcactaggatggatctttatccaccccaagacaggaatccataataaaatttggtgggcgtggcctaatgtatttatggcgccccctagaacattttaaatgatcagccccaagtcatgctttaacctagaataacgaaacttcttacacatctctatattgtcctgatgtacaaaaaagtctcttggagccatggtctcaacccaacaggaagtcggccattttggactgaagttccaaaattgaccccatttttgatgtttacagccttcttatttgatcgaactcctcctagggattttgattgatcggcttcaaacttggtgagtctgatcagaaggcatgggtgattcaaagttatcaaaatggtgagtttttgagcatgttgaaggggggttagcaggggtcaaagttcaccgactcgccacgaaactcaaaacagttataactcctacactaaaactgtcagaggaaccaaactttcagtgattgatcatgatgggttgacctaaaagaccctgtcgtcaaatgatgacatcactaaggccacgccccctgagaacaggaagtgtcatgttttactctgagctgtcgctatcttacacctttgacctaatcaacacgaaactgtgttaacagacaggaaacatgtggctgtataaAGCATTCCTGCCCCGACCGGCTTCGATGGAGCAGGTGGTCGTGGCAGCATGGCAAaatgacctctaacgccgctggcatacgtttggctctgaattccacaattTTGATGCGAGctgctccaaactcactaggatggatctttatccaccccaagacaggaatccataataaaatttggtgggtgTGCCCTCttgtatttatggcgccccctagaaaattttaaatgatcagccccacgCTATGCTTTAACATAGAATGAagaaacttggtacatatgtgtatcttttcaggaagaacaaaaaagtctcttggatccataTTCTAAAtccaacagattttcttttatggttGATTTAAGTTCactgtatatgtaaatatatatgtacTTCCCATCaaggcctcttggtgtcactgttactccacgcATGAATAAGGGGAAAATTACTCAGTATGAGAGAGGTTTTGTTATGGCCATATataccacttggtgtcactatcacgccataaaTGAATAAAGGGACTATTTGTACTATGGCAAAGtctgatccttttttttttttttttactttatttacaaataacaaTTTACAATTGCAGACAGTAGAATGCTCGAGGTGCTGGGATAACAAATCCACAGGATTCCGACAAAGCCTGATAAAGCTAAACCACTAGCCCTCCCCCCTCGCCCCCCCTCCTCCGCAAGCAGTCATGATATGTGTGCGGATCGATCTTTATAACGCACGCACACGCCTCCCGCCCCCCCCCAAtgggttgaatatgacggttgacagtcaagctaacgcagctaagctatcggACCTAACGAATAGCTAGTGGAGCTAAGCTATCGGAGCTGACGAAAAGGAAACAAGTTTCCTGCGGTGAGAAGTCGTGTCCAAGTTTTCTACGAGTTTGGTCCAGAGATGTGCATTCTGGTGAGTGTATAAAATCAATTGGTGCTGTGTCATGATGTTTAGCTATAATTTTCTCCGGTTGTACTCATGTTACGTTACGAAGTGGGTAAACGTTGTTTCATGCGTCGGCTTGCATGGAAGGGGATATATTAGAAAACATATCGGTATTAATGCTCATAGCACATGAAGTAGGCTACTGATAAGGACACCTGCTTTGaagcctgcaggattttatcggagtaGCGGTGTAGGCAGTGAGATGGCAAAATTGATGCAAAGATATCGGAGAGATCGGTGGGATCCctaagtaatttatttttagcttagtggtttctgttctgtataTAAAGGATTATGTGAAGAATGAACGCGCAGCAGGCAGGTGTCGCTCTGTTTTGTGCCGGAAGACGAAGAGGGGAAACCCCAAGCAGTAATATGAGCGCAGTGAGGATTGACATGGTGACGATGGCAGATCGATCGTTCTTGTTAGCAACTGACAGTGTATCAGAGACTGAGTATGATGAGATCCTGGCAGTTTGAGAGgctatattaaatatttgacattttcacagtgaaatgttttttactttttcaaatcggattttgtttgaaatcaaaacaaaatgtgttttgattttgatcaaatcaaatcaaaatcaatgatttgaatgagctttaaactcattcttaaagtttaaattagagttttaattaattttaattttaatgccatggctctggaaataatttttgctttgagatctgtttacgttcttcctagttaaaggaagcacatttcagcagcaaggcatttcaaagtgctttgcaccaaatcaaacagaaaaacacaatgcaacatagaatcaacaatcaaaacaaaacatcaagtcaggtttcgtcaataaatttgcaatttattacgtttcaaatacaactctaaacaagtgggtttttagttgagatttaaaggaagtcagtgtttcagctcttttacaattttctggaagtttgttccagatttgtggtgcatagatgctaaatgctgcttctcctcatttggttctggggatgtagagcagaccagaaccagaagacctgagaggtctggaaggttgatacaacagcagcaaatctttaatgtattgtggtgctaaaccattcagtgatttataaactaacaacagtattttaaagtctattctttgagctacaggaagccagtggagggactttaaaactggtgttatgtgctctatcttcctggttttagttagaacgcgagcagcagcattctggatcagctgcagctgtttgattgatttgttggacagacctgtgaagacgctgttgcaataatcaatgcggcTGAAGATAAaagcatggatgagtttctctagatctggctgagacattagtcctttaatcctggaaatgttcttcaggtgatagaaggccgtcactactcccaggttttgggcctgatcgctgctttttagttgtaataactgaagctgtgcgctgactctagatcgttcctctttaggtccaaaaataataacttcagttctgtttctgttcagctggagaaagttttggcacatccacacatttatcttttctaagcatctgttcagtgattggatgggttctgagtcacctggtgacatcgtaatgttgAGCTGTGTGtgatctgcatagttatggtcgctaatattaagtaattatttgttGTACTTAAcatatttcaggtaagaagtgaacatgtgATGAAATAGATtctgtcctccaattttatgtaattgaacattacagctaacaaatgtgatgatcatgtgaggtaatacattttatgaaaatttttcttatatacagtatattttttaaatataaaattacttaaataataaCAAAGGGGTCAGATGTAATAAAGATGACTGTGCTTCATCTATACtctctagtagaacaatttcaccttgattGTGAGTTAATGGGGCACAtgatttggaagctattgaagaaatcatcttatttaatattaaaattatttatccaaccattttcttacacaaggggtgtcaaactccagtcctcaagggccgctgtcctgcaacttttagatgtgccgctgctgcaccacctggatagaatgattagttcattagccccacccacttccgacaggaagtcacctttttttccagctgtatgtctttctctgttttttatatggatttaatccagtgcaaacccacttaaatgataaggtgatgacatctgtcaatgttggctgaacagtgtgggcgtggccaggtggcgaatgtcagaccctcgccatattcatacgattgtctttaaatcacacatggatgatccgattggaaccaaacttgaagtgtaagacctgtggtaacctttaaagagctcaaatgttttgaaatgtaattttactccactgcgccccctaggtcaatccatccgctatatctccgccgtaaatggaccgatctgcgccagatttttcgTGAGTCAtcgggaagcgctgccgaacACATTCGCGTGTGTTGTgaggcgggcgatcgggcggggaaggttcgcgacagctcctgctgcggcgagcgggcgccggctctggaaacggtgcgagagcgtccgcggctgctgtaactccgcggtggccggcgagccggagcagcgcttgctgcgagggccgcacgaggctgcttgcagctttaattattctttattattcttccacccaaatgaattgcctttttggaggctttaacatattcaaaaactcaccaaatttggcggacgcatagagactgtttaaaatttacgtattttaaggttgTCGCAAAAATCGcaacaaaaatggctcaacagcgccacctagaaattttcaaaagacccttttctattcacttactttgtcgtagagacttgaaatttggtacagttgtagagctccccaagacgctcagaatttacaattattgtcatagtccaagtatcacaggaagtcggccattttggatcgaaggtcacattttgacccgatttttgccgtttaagCTTcgatttgatcgaactcctcctagggatttcgattgatcggcttcaaactcggtcagtctgatcataaggcatggccgattaaaagttatcaaaacggtgactttttgagtatgctgaaggggggctagcgggggtcaaagttcaccaactcgccacgaaactctaaacagttataactcctacactaaaactctcagaggaaccaaactttcagtgattgagcatcatgggttgacctaaaataccctggggtcaaatgatgacatcactaaggccacgccccctgagaacaggaagtgtcatgttttactgggaacggtccctatattacacctttgaactaatcaacatgaaactgtgttaacagacaggaaacatgtggctctataagggattccagccccgaccggctttgatggagcaggtgggcgtggcggcgtggcgatgtgacctctaacgccgctgtcatacgtttggctctgaattccacagttttgggccaaacttctccaaactcactaggatggatctttatccaccccaagacaggaatccataataaaatttggtgggcgtggcctaatttctctatagcgccccctagaaaattttaaatgaccggcccgaagccatgctttaacctataattacaaaacttcttacacatctgtatattgtcctgatgtacaaaaaagtctcttggatccatggtctcaacccaacaggaagtcggccattttggaataaagttccaaaattgaccccatttttgatgtttacagcctttgtatttgatcgaactcctcctacagtttttctgatacagacttcaaaatcgctcagcacacacttgaggcatcaaaggtgaaaagttatcaaaggaattgtcgtacttcaaagtatgtgggcgtggctatgtgtcaaactttgactattcgccatgaaacataaaactcttataactcctacattaaaactgtcagaggaagcaaactttcagtgattgatcatcatgggttgacctaaaagaccctgtggtcaaatgatgacatcactcaggccacgccccctgagaacaggaagtgtcatgttttactgggaacggtcgctatcttacacctttgacctaatcaacttgaaagtttttccagacacagaagacattctggtgtattttggattccagccccgaccggctttgatggagcaggtgggcgtggcggcgtggcgaagtgacctctaacgccgctgtcattcgtttggctctgaattccacagttttgggccaaacttctccaaactcactaggatggatccttatccaccccctgaaagaaatccataataaaatttggtgggcgtggcctaatgtatttatggcgccacatagaaaattttaaatgatcagccctaagccatgctttaacctagaattaccaaacttggtacatatgtgtatcttttcaggacgaacaaaaatgtctcttggagccatattctaaattcaacggattttctgtaattttagattttttagaaaaaaaatttttttattcccattaagtcctcttggtgtcactgttactccacacatgaataaggcgagaattacacagtatgagagaggtgctgtaatggcgatattaaccacttggtgtcactatcacgccatacatgactgtgtacatttttaccactgcaattcccaaagatgcatctgtgtattttgtagttccacagttacgttgttttcgatacttctgctggctcgttgggataaaaatagcctccacggataacattaacgatcaatccttccttaatcccgtctgcatgtgcgtttttattatgtaagtatacatttccatctcctatatttgcgtttatatcacttattagcactagagaactgaatatgacggttgacagtcaagctaacgcagctaagctatccgCAAGTGcaagcatgcaggattttatcggagagagcagcgcctgcagctgcactctgcttattaattttcctgaagtaagaaaagaagaatttctgatatttttattattgaatcatctttataattaacaaaattgtggagaaaaaaagattctctgtcaaaacatcttgtatgcgtagccaaagcttaaatcttatttctcagttcgctttttatttgaacctccggtacttctaagagcggtttgcatcccagcgaaaacatcttgtcgtgcgcatgccaaagcttaaatcttatttctcagttcggttttgtttatttggtgctttttctgtaagctaaaatgaataagcagaatttgaacctccgtagttctaagagcggtttggatcccagcagagatttttactgtgtgcggttctggctcgatctttagcacacacgcacgcaccgcacgcctccatcccccaccctcgaagggttgaatatgacggttgacagtcaagctaacgcagctcccttgttttgacttatgatgtttttttcaaaaattgcatagaaacgaatgaagaattgccttaattttcatgctaataatgttgtaaaactgttgtttgcaatatttttacatcagtttaagaaatttacagtagatattgtaattctaaattataaaaaaatatttttgtaaatatttgacattttcacagtgaattttttatttatttttcaaatcggattttgtttgaaatcaaaacaaaatttgttttgattttgatcaaatcaaataaaaatcaatgatttgaatgaactttaaactcattcttagagtttaaattagagtttaaattaattttaattttaatgccatggctcttcagcatttatgtgagctttaagggattaatttttgctttgagatctgtttactttcttcctagttaaagaaagcacatttcagcagcaaggcatttaaaagtgctttacaccaaatcaaagacaaaaacacaatgcaacatagaatcaacaatcaaaacaaaacatcaagtcaggttttgtcaatacatttgcaatttattacatttcaaatacaactctaaacaagtgggtttttaatttagatttaaaggaagtcagtgtttcagctcttttacaattttcttgaagtttgttccagatttgtggtgcatagatgctaaatgctgcttctcctcatttggttctggggatgtagagcagaccagaaccagaagacctgagaggtctggaaggttgatacaac harbors:
- the thoc3 gene encoding THO complex subunit 3, which codes for MKKIKSGKMASQYYQEMQESFKNNNKSREFPAHTAKVHSVAWSCDGRRLASGSFDKTASVFILEKDRLVKENNYRGHSDSVDQLCWHPTNPDLFVTASGDKTIRIWDVRTTKCVATVNTKGENINICWSPDGQTIAVGNKDDVVTFIDAKTHRSRAEEQFKFEVNEISWNNDNDMFFLTNGNGCINILSYPDLKPIQSINAHPSNCICIKFDPTGKYFATGSADALVSLWDVEELVCVRCFSRLDWPVRTLSFSNDGKMLASASEDHFIDIAEVETGEKLWEVQCDSPTFTVAWHPKRPLLAYACDDKEGKYDSNREAGTVKLFGLPNDS